The Pseudodesulfovibrio sp. S3 nucleotide sequence GGTGTGTCTTACAGCCGTCTGATGAATGGGTTGAAGCTGGCCGGCATCGAGCTGAACCGCAAGGTTCTGGCTGACATGGCCGTGCGCGATCCCCAGGTCTTCGCCAAAATCGCAGAGGCAGCAAAAGCCAAAGTGAGCTAGATTGTGAGTAGTGATTTGAAGTCCTTCTTGGAAGGACTCGACAGCCTGGCCCAGGATTGCGAATCTCGCAAGGGCCAGGCTTGTTCGTTAAAAGAACTGGAGGAACTCCGTATCGAGTTCCTGGGCCGCAAGGGCAAGCTCGCCCAGATCATGGGGCAACTTGGTGTACTCGACAATTCCGAAAAGCCCGCTGCGGGAAAGAAGGCCAACGAGGTCAAGCAGCTCATCACCGGGCTGATCGACGGTTGGGAAGCCGAGTTGAACGCCGCCGAGTCGAACCAGGCGCTTTCCAGATTCGACCCCTCCATGCCGGGCCGCAAGCCGTGGGCAGGTTCCCTGCATCCGGTGACCCTGGTCATGGATGAGGTCTGCTCCGTGTTGAACGGGCTCGGTTTCGAGTTCGCCGCGGGCCCAGAGGTGGAAAACGACTGGCACAACTTCGAGGCCCTGAACATTCCGCCCGAGCATCCGGCCCGCGACATGCAGGACACCTTGTATGTCTCGGACAACATCGTGCTGCGGACCCACACGTCCGGTATGCAGATTCGAAGCATGCTCAAACAGAAGCCGCCTGTGGCCGTCATTGCTCCGGGCAAGGTCTATCGTCGCGATTCAGATCTGACCCACACCCCCATGTTCCACCAGATCGAGGGATTGCTTGTGGACAAAAAGGTGTCCATGGGCGATTTGCGCGGCACCCTGACCGCGTTCGTGCGCCAGGTGTTCGGAGCCAAGACCGAAGTTCGCTTCCGTCCGAGCTTCTTTCCCTTTACCGAACCGTCGGCCGAGGTGGACATCTCCTGCGTGCTTTGCGGCGGCAAGGGCGAGAAAGACGGTTCCACCTGCCGTGTCTGCAAGGGAACCGGCTGGGTTGAGATCCTGGGGTGCGGCATGGTCGATCCGAACGTGTTCAAGGCCGTGGGGTATGACCCTGAAGTCTACACCGGCTTCGCTTTCGGCACGGGCATCGAGCGTATCGCCATGCT carries:
- the pheS gene encoding phenylalanine--tRNA ligase subunit alpha; translation: MSSDLKSFLEGLDSLAQDCESRKGQACSLKELEELRIEFLGRKGKLAQIMGQLGVLDNSEKPAAGKKANEVKQLITGLIDGWEAELNAAESNQALSRFDPSMPGRKPWAGSLHPVTLVMDEVCSVLNGLGFEFAAGPEVENDWHNFEALNIPPEHPARDMQDTLYVSDNIVLRTHTSGMQIRSMLKQKPPVAVIAPGKVYRRDSDLTHTPMFHQIEGLLVDKKVSMGDLRGTLTAFVRQVFGAKTEVRFRPSFFPFTEPSAEVDISCVLCGGKGEKDGSTCRVCKGTGWVEILGCGMVDPNVFKAVGYDPEVYTGFAFGTGIERIAMLKYGIGDLRMFFENDVRFLEQFA